One window of Pseudacidobacterium ailaaui genomic DNA carries:
- a CDS encoding DinB family protein produces the protein MSAGSDVLRDHLVELLRGGSAHLTLDEAVRDFPPEFYGAAPNGAPHTAWQLLEHIRIALRDLLEFCTDPSYVAPEWPKDYWPESKSPSSAQQWEASVQEVRQYLETFEKLAAGPTEKLTARIPWGEGQTLLREILLAADHTSYHLGQIVLLRRQMEAPRS, from the coding sequence ATGTCTGCAGGGAGCGATGTTCTGCGGGACCATCTGGTGGAACTGCTGCGAGGCGGCAGTGCACACCTGACGCTGGATGAGGCGGTGCGGGACTTTCCTCCCGAGTTTTACGGGGCCGCGCCGAACGGTGCTCCGCACACCGCCTGGCAACTGCTGGAACACATCAGGATTGCCTTACGGGACCTGCTGGAATTCTGTACGGACCCGTCATACGTGGCCCCGGAATGGCCCAAAGACTACTGGCCAGAGTCGAAGTCCCCGTCTTCGGCCCAGCAATGGGAGGCCTCTGTACAGGAGGTGCGGCAGTACCTGGAGACCTTTGAAAAGCTGGCCGCGGGGCCCACAGAGAAACTCACCGCACGGATTCCATGGGGAGAAGGGCAGACCCTGCTGAGGGAAATCCTTCTGGCCGCAGACCACACGAGCTACCACCTGGGCCAGATCGTTCTTTTGCGCAGGCAAATGGAAGCGCCGCGAAGCTGA
- a CDS encoding TrbI/VirB10 family protein, whose protein sequence is MRRLFIAAILGASLCSQAQQATPQAPASGAKSIVIPAGTKVLLQLRSGINTKTAQPGDGVYLTSGFPVVVGDHVAIPAGVYVQGVIDQVTRPGRIKGRATVRMHFTSMIFPNGSVVTIPGVVNSLPGSDGPRVRDEGNIEQAGNQGRDAGTIAQDTIAGATLGTIGGAGAGAPGKGAALGGLTGAAVGLISTMITRGDEVVLPAGQSVEMVLQRPLTITQADLTGPDMAGQPLVPSAQPPLSKPKHVFCPAGSLGCNL, encoded by the coding sequence ATGCGCAGGCTTTTCATCGCAGCAATACTGGGGGCCTCCCTCTGCTCCCAGGCGCAGCAAGCCACGCCGCAGGCACCTGCTTCTGGAGCGAAAAGCATCGTCATCCCCGCCGGCACAAAGGTCCTGCTTCAATTGCGCTCCGGAATCAATACAAAAACCGCACAGCCAGGTGACGGCGTTTATCTCACCTCCGGATTTCCTGTCGTCGTCGGCGACCACGTGGCCATCCCCGCTGGGGTCTACGTCCAGGGAGTGATTGACCAGGTGACACGTCCAGGCCGCATCAAAGGTCGTGCCACCGTGCGGATGCATTTTACTTCCATGATTTTTCCGAATGGCAGCGTCGTCACCATTCCCGGAGTCGTCAACAGCCTGCCCGGATCTGACGGTCCTAGGGTCCGGGACGAGGGCAACATCGAGCAGGCAGGCAACCAAGGAAGAGATGCCGGGACCATCGCCCAGGACACCATTGCCGGGGCCACTCTGGGTACCATCGGCGGTGCTGGCGCTGGCGCTCCGGGAAAAGGTGCGGCCCTTGGCGGGTTGACTGGAGCAGCGGTGGGGCTGATTTCTACCATGATTACACGCGGCGATGAGGTGGTCCTCCCGGCCGGGCAGAGTGTAGAGATGGTCCTGCAGCGCCCGCTCACCATCACCCAGGCGGACCTCACTGGGCCGGATATGGCTGGCCAGCCTTTGGTCCCTTCGGCCCAGCCGCCTCTGTCTAAACCCAAACAT
- the murQ gene encoding N-acetylmuramic acid 6-phosphate etherase has protein sequence MANGHAMPVTNLHELITESPNEASQGFDTKSALEIARIINHEDAKVAGAVKKALPEIALVIDSVARSLRDGGRLIYVGAGSSGRIAALDSCECPPYFSNSPQQIQYIMAGGPKALASPVEVNEDSEELGQRDIARRRPTRKDVVIGLSASGRTPYVVAAVAYARARGARTACITCNQNTPLAAAADIAIVAEVGPEVISGSTRMKAATAQKMITNMITTGAMTRLGYVYENLMVNVHMQNSKLVERGIAILMRACNVDRETAVRTIKSAGRSVPVALVMLKANVDKPEAVRRLARSDGNVRRAIEDTVMDL, from the coding sequence ATGGCCAACGGCCATGCTATGCCAGTGACCAACCTCCACGAACTGATTACAGAAAGCCCGAATGAAGCATCTCAGGGCTTCGACACGAAATCTGCGCTGGAAATTGCGCGCATCATCAATCACGAAGACGCAAAGGTGGCCGGTGCAGTCAAAAAGGCCCTGCCGGAAATCGCCCTGGTGATTGATTCTGTGGCCCGCAGCCTGCGCGATGGCGGACGGCTGATTTATGTAGGGGCCGGTTCGAGCGGGCGCATCGCCGCGCTTGACTCCTGTGAGTGCCCTCCCTATTTTTCCAACTCTCCGCAGCAGATCCAGTACATTATGGCAGGCGGGCCCAAGGCGCTGGCCTCGCCGGTAGAAGTGAACGAAGACTCAGAAGAGCTGGGGCAGCGCGATATTGCCCGCCGGCGCCCTACGCGCAAAGACGTGGTCATTGGTCTTTCTGCCAGCGGCCGCACCCCCTACGTGGTGGCTGCGGTTGCCTATGCACGCGCCCGCGGTGCCCGGACGGCGTGTATCACCTGTAATCAGAACACCCCTCTTGCCGCTGCAGCCGATATCGCCATTGTGGCCGAGGTGGGACCTGAGGTCATCTCCGGCTCGACCCGCATGAAGGCGGCGACGGCGCAAAAGATGATCACCAATATGATCACGACCGGAGCGATGACGCGGCTGGGGTATGTGTACGAAAACCTGATGGTCAATGTGCACATGCAGAACTCGAAGCTGGTTGAGCGCGGGATCGCCATCCTGATGCGCGCCTGCAATGTGGACCGGGAGACGGCCGTGCGCACCATCAAATCCGCCGGACGCAGCGTTCCAGTGGCGCTGGTGATGCTGAAGGCCAATGTGGACAAGCCGGAGGCGGTACGCAGACTGGCCCGCTCTGACGGAAATGTACGCCGCGCGATTGAAGACACGGTCATGGACCTATAG
- the murA gene encoding UDP-N-acetylglucosamine 1-carboxyvinyltransferase, with translation MDKFVIRGGNPLIGTIRISGAKNSALPCMAAAILTEDEVILENIPQVRDIETERKLLVSMGAEVELGYGRAQHRTTISCRVLSDPVAKYEIVKTMRASALVLGPLVARTGIARVAMPGGCAIGGRPIDLHIKGLETMGAKISYEHGYIEARAERLKGANIVFDKITVTGTEDLLMAAVLAEGETVMENCAREPEVTDLAALLTAMGAKIEGAGTSTIRVQGVEKLHGARHRIHPDRIEAGTFLVAGAITGGDLCISNCNPAHLGAVLRKLEEAGARVEVLGKDQIRVRSEGNLKAADIATEEYPGFPTDMQAQYMALATQAEGTSIITENIFENRFMHVQELVRMGANIKVDGRTATVRGKSPLSAAAVMCSDLRASASLVLAALVADGESILDRVYHIDRGYEHIEEKLRGVGAQIRRMGNVFSDRREKAAAQVGALPETAAAGS, from the coding sequence ATGGACAAATTTGTCATTCGCGGCGGTAATCCTCTGATTGGCACCATTCGCATCAGTGGGGCGAAGAATTCGGCGCTTCCCTGCATGGCTGCGGCCATTCTTACGGAAGATGAAGTCATTCTGGAAAATATCCCTCAAGTGCGCGACATCGAGACGGAGCGCAAACTGCTGGTCTCTATGGGGGCCGAGGTTGAACTGGGTTATGGCCGGGCGCAGCACCGCACGACCATTAGCTGCAGGGTGCTTTCCGACCCCGTGGCGAAATATGAGATTGTCAAGACCATGCGTGCCTCTGCGCTGGTGCTTGGACCGCTGGTTGCGCGCACGGGAATTGCCCGCGTTGCCATGCCAGGAGGCTGCGCGATTGGCGGACGCCCGATAGACCTGCACATCAAGGGCCTTGAGACGATGGGCGCGAAGATCAGCTATGAGCACGGGTACATTGAGGCCCGAGCCGAGAGGCTGAAGGGCGCTAACATCGTTTTCGACAAGATTACGGTTACGGGGACAGAAGACCTGCTGATGGCTGCGGTACTGGCTGAAGGCGAGACGGTCATGGAAAACTGCGCCCGCGAGCCGGAGGTCACCGATCTGGCGGCGCTCCTGACCGCCATGGGGGCAAAGATTGAAGGCGCCGGCACCTCCACGATTCGTGTGCAGGGAGTTGAGAAGCTGCATGGGGCGCGCCACCGTATTCACCCCGACCGCATCGAGGCAGGGACGTTTCTTGTGGCCGGAGCGATCACCGGCGGCGACCTTTGCATCTCCAATTGCAACCCGGCGCATCTGGGGGCGGTGCTGCGCAAGCTGGAGGAAGCGGGCGCACGGGTAGAGGTGCTGGGGAAAGACCAGATCCGCGTCCGCAGTGAAGGCAATCTGAAAGCAGCTGATATTGCAACCGAGGAGTATCCGGGATTTCCCACCGACATGCAGGCGCAATACATGGCGCTGGCTACACAGGCCGAAGGCACATCCATTATTACGGAAAACATCTTCGAGAACCGGTTTATGCATGTGCAGGAGCTGGTCCGCATGGGCGCGAACATCAAAGTAGATGGGCGAACAGCGACAGTGCGGGGGAAGTCTCCGTTGTCAGCGGCTGCGGTCATGTGTTCTGACCTGCGCGCTTCGGCCTCTCTGGTGCTGGCAGCGCTGGTGGCCGATGGAGAGTCCATTCTCGACCGGGTCTATCATATTGACCGCGGTTATGAGCACATTGAAGAAAAACTGCGCGGTGTAGGTGCCCAGATTCGGCGCATGGGAAATGTTTTTTCTGACAGGCGAGAGAAAGCAGCAGCGCAGGTGGGTGCGCTTCCTGAGACCGCAGCAGCCGGTTCGTAG
- a CDS encoding beta-N-acetylhexosaminidase codes for MILFSGHLRAQSFVNTLMPEPAKLMVAPGGLAITPTFTVTTTHFRDARLEAALGRMLHRLEYETGVPITKEIHQGQGATLIVEVQGPGETVQSVDEDESYALEITPNSALLKANTVVGALRGMETLLQLVQPQQGKYVLPAVSIEDSPRFQWRGLLIDCGRHFEPVDVIKRTLDGMAAVKLNVFHWHLTEDQGFRIESKVYPKLTQMGSDGLFYTQEQAKEIIEYARERGIRVVPEFDMPGHSTSWFVGHPEISSGPGPYQIRREFGISDCAMDPTRESTYKFLDKFIGEMAQLFPDPYLHIGGDETNGVQWKNNPKIVAFMQQHHMKDTAALQAYFNQRLLRILQKYHKHMVGWDEILNPDLPKDVVVQSWRGVASLSEGARQGYQGILSAPYYLDGMKSAGEHYLADPLPSSSDLTPEQRKLILGGEVCMWGEHVYERTIDSRIWPRTAAIAERLWSPENVRNVDDMYRRLDVMSVRLEAFGLTHITQEDVGLRALAGTTDINALHVFASVLEPVSFGERYEAQHTSQLTPLDRLIDAVRPDPPAKHNTELLVREFLQDPSQHQGEGQQLQRIFSQWQAVAPEVEQQLNASPLLAEDATLRAQQWPGLAKIGSDAVHYLTGGAAPAGWKQSSLAAIDAAQKPSGMVRFVFLAPLRQLVNAVSEH; via the coding sequence ATGATACTGTTTTCCGGCCATTTACGCGCACAGTCCTTTGTGAACACGCTGATGCCTGAGCCAGCAAAGCTGATGGTGGCGCCGGGGGGCCTTGCGATTACCCCCACATTCACGGTGACGACAACCCATTTTCGTGATGCGCGCCTGGAGGCTGCGCTGGGTCGTATGCTGCATCGCCTGGAATATGAGACAGGTGTTCCGATAACAAAGGAAATTCATCAAGGCCAGGGAGCGACACTGATAGTGGAGGTCCAGGGACCGGGCGAGACGGTGCAGTCTGTCGATGAGGACGAATCTTACGCACTGGAAATTACTCCGAATAGCGCGCTATTGAAGGCCAACACTGTGGTCGGGGCGCTGCGGGGCATGGAGACGCTGCTGCAACTGGTGCAACCGCAGCAGGGGAAATATGTACTTCCTGCGGTGAGCATCGAAGACTCTCCGCGTTTTCAGTGGCGCGGTTTGCTGATTGACTGTGGACGGCACTTTGAGCCGGTGGATGTCATCAAGCGCACGCTTGACGGAATGGCTGCCGTCAAGCTGAATGTCTTTCACTGGCACCTGACGGAAGATCAGGGCTTCCGGATCGAAAGCAAGGTTTATCCAAAGCTTACGCAGATGGGCTCGGACGGCCTTTTCTACACCCAGGAGCAGGCAAAAGAGATCATCGAGTATGCGCGGGAGCGGGGCATCCGCGTAGTACCGGAATTTGATATGCCCGGGCACAGCACAAGCTGGTTTGTCGGCCATCCGGAAATTTCCAGCGGCCCCGGGCCGTATCAGATCCGGCGCGAGTTTGGCATTTCTGACTGCGCGATGGACCCGACGCGGGAGAGCACATATAAGTTTCTTGACAAGTTCATCGGTGAGATGGCCCAGCTGTTTCCCGACCCCTATCTGCACATCGGTGGAGACGAGACCAATGGTGTGCAGTGGAAGAACAATCCGAAGATCGTTGCTTTCATGCAGCAGCACCACATGAAGGACACGGCCGCATTGCAGGCGTACTTCAATCAGCGACTGCTCAGGATCCTGCAGAAGTACCACAAGCACATGGTGGGATGGGACGAGATTTTGAACCCCGACCTGCCGAAGGACGTAGTGGTGCAATCGTGGCGCGGAGTGGCATCCCTGAGTGAGGGTGCCAGGCAGGGGTATCAGGGCATCCTGTCGGCGCCATACTATCTGGACGGGATGAAGTCTGCTGGGGAGCATTACCTGGCTGACCCACTGCCGTCTTCCTCAGACCTGACGCCAGAGCAGCGGAAGCTGATTCTGGGCGGAGAGGTCTGCATGTGGGGAGAGCATGTGTATGAGCGCACCATAGATTCGCGCATTTGGCCGCGTACGGCAGCGATTGCCGAGCGCCTGTGGTCGCCGGAAAATGTGCGCAACGTGGATGATATGTATCGTCGTCTGGACGTGATGTCTGTGCGACTGGAGGCCTTTGGCCTCACCCATATTACGCAGGAAGATGTAGGTCTGCGCGCTCTGGCAGGAACCACGGACATCAACGCGTTGCATGTCTTCGCATCCGTGCTGGAGCCGGTAAGTTTTGGCGAAAGATACGAGGCCCAGCATACCTCCCAGCTCACGCCCCTGGACCGGCTAATTGATGCTGTGCGTCCGGACCCGCCGGCAAAGCACAACACAGAGCTGCTGGTGCGTGAGTTCCTGCAGGACCCGTCTCAGCACCAGGGCGAAGGACAACAGTTGCAGCGAATTTTCAGCCAATGGCAGGCGGTTGCACCGGAGGTCGAACAGCAGCTGAACGCTTCTCCATTATTGGCCGAAGATGCGACTTTGCGGGCACAGCAGTGGCCGGGGTTGGCAAAGATTGGGAGCGACGCAGTGCATTATCTTACCGGTGGCGCGGCCCCAGCCGGTTGGAAGCAGAGCAGCCTGGCGGCCATCGATGCTGCTCAGAAGCCATCGGGGATGGTGCGGTTCGTGTTTCTCGCCCCTCTCCGCCAGCTTGTGAATGCCGTTTCGGAACACTAG
- a CDS encoding serine hydrolase, which translates to MNKFRLWLTLALGVSYCASLSAQQDTALEAQLRGLTALHRGKVAIFAKDLNSGRTVAIQADTPVPTASVIKLTVLFEALKQVQAGKAHFEDRLRLTKDNQVEGSGVLSFFDTPQTLTLKDVLTMMIIVSDNTATNMAIDKLGLKKIDDRIQWLGLKDTWLYRKVSKPASGPMPADQKQFGLGKTTAREMAAVMERFATCNLNAPGETAPPTPKDQKLCQVAMHMLRNQFYRNSIPRYLETMDTTEGESKIANKTGALDHVRNDVGVVDAKNGPVIISEFTWDNQDTSWTPDNSAEVLMAKAAKIIVDRWQ; encoded by the coding sequence ATGAACAAGTTCCGTCTTTGGCTCACGCTGGCGCTCGGCGTGTCCTACTGTGCCTCGCTCTCGGCCCAACAGGACACCGCCCTGGAGGCGCAGCTGAGGGGCCTGACTGCCTTACATCGCGGCAAAGTGGCCATCTTTGCCAAGGATCTGAACAGCGGCAGGACGGTCGCGATCCAGGCAGACACGCCCGTTCCCACTGCCTCTGTCATTAAGCTGACTGTTCTTTTTGAGGCGCTCAAGCAGGTCCAGGCCGGCAAAGCACACTTTGAAGACCGGCTGCGGCTCACCAAAGACAATCAGGTGGAAGGATCCGGCGTTCTTAGCTTCTTTGATACACCCCAGACGCTGACGCTCAAAGATGTTCTGACCATGATGATCATTGTCAGCGACAACACGGCCACCAACATGGCCATTGATAAACTCGGACTCAAAAAGATTGACGATCGCATCCAGTGGCTGGGCCTGAAAGATACCTGGCTTTACAGAAAGGTGTCGAAACCAGCCAGTGGTCCCATGCCTGCTGACCAGAAACAGTTCGGCCTGGGCAAAACCACAGCGCGCGAAATGGCCGCAGTCATGGAGCGCTTTGCTACCTGTAATCTGAATGCCCCTGGAGAGACCGCACCGCCGACCCCAAAAGACCAGAAGCTGTGCCAGGTCGCCATGCACATGCTGCGCAACCAGTTCTATCGCAACAGTATCCCCCGCTATCTGGAAACCATGGATACGACGGAAGGTGAGTCAAAAATCGCCAACAAAACCGGGGCCCTCGATCACGTCAGAAACGACGTGGGAGTTGTCGACGCCAAAAACGGCCCTGTCATCATCTCCGAGTTCACCTGGGACAATCAGGACACGAGCTGGACACCGGACAATTCCGCCGAGGTCCTGATGGCAAAAGCGGCAAAGATCATCGTTGACCGCTGGCAGTAG
- a CDS encoding alpha/beta fold hydrolase, translating to MAENSSCRTRITIAKRAFLSSLFFFLFSFAGLAQSVTSPAIPPVQYADLGDLRLENGQVIHDCRIGYRTLGAWNAAKSNAVLFPTWFTGRSSDIAMQILAGHYLDSRKYFIIAVDALGDGISCSPSNSATQHGTDFPQFSIRDMVYAEHRLLTEKLHLQHLRAVLGVSMGGMQAFQWMVSYPEFMDAVIPVVGTPQQSSYDLLLWNTELKALQSDSGYHGGKYTQPQPLPLVALIHNMNLATPSFRANHTTREDFPSYFEQITTDGDRFFDANDYLRQLQAMIGQDIADGGSLYDVANKVKAKVLIIAAAQDHMVNPLPALGFAKLIHAQTLLLESDCGHMAPGCEINSVTTAIARFLDQP from the coding sequence ATGGCTGAAAATTCTTCCTGCCGCACCAGAATAACAATCGCAAAGCGCGCGTTTCTTTCCTCGCTCTTCTTTTTCCTGTTTTCCTTTGCTGGTCTTGCGCAATCTGTAACTTCTCCTGCCATTCCTCCCGTGCAGTACGCCGATCTCGGGGATCTGAGGCTTGAAAACGGCCAGGTGATTCACGATTGCAGAATCGGCTACCGTACCCTCGGCGCATGGAACGCGGCAAAGTCCAATGCCGTGCTCTTCCCCACCTGGTTTACTGGGCGCAGCAGTGACATCGCCATGCAGATCCTCGCCGGACACTACCTGGACAGCCGCAAATATTTCATAATTGCCGTAGATGCACTCGGCGACGGCATCTCCTGCTCTCCTTCCAACAGCGCCACACAGCATGGAACTGATTTTCCGCAATTTTCCATCCGTGACATGGTCTATGCAGAGCACCGCCTGCTCACCGAAAAGCTGCACCTTCAGCATCTACGCGCGGTTTTAGGTGTTTCGATGGGAGGAATGCAGGCCTTTCAGTGGATGGTCAGCTACCCTGAATTTATGGATGCGGTCATTCCAGTCGTCGGCACTCCCCAGCAGAGCTCCTACGATCTTCTACTCTGGAACACGGAATTGAAGGCGCTGCAATCCGACTCCGGTTATCACGGAGGCAAATATACACAGCCCCAGCCTCTGCCCCTCGTAGCGCTGATTCACAACATGAACCTCGCTACCCCATCGTTTCGCGCCAACCACACCACCCGCGAGGACTTCCCGTCCTATTTTGAACAGATCACGACCGACGGGGACCGCTTCTTTGACGCGAATGATTACCTGCGCCAGCTCCAGGCCATGATTGGCCAGGACATTGCGGATGGCGGGTCGCTCTATGACGTGGCAAACAAGGTGAAAGCAAAGGTGCTCATCATCGCCGCTGCGCAGGACCACATGGTCAACCCGCTGCCGGCCCTGGGTTTCGCAAAGCTCATCCACGCCCAGACGCTGCTGCTTGAATCCGACTGCGGGCACATGGCGCCGGGATGCGAGATCAACTCCGTTACCACTGCGATTGCCAGATTTCTTGATCAGCCCTGA
- a CDS encoding glycosyl hydrolase 115 family protein, translated as MNRIIVCVPNYIVLVLCAMISIHAGVFAQTLQLGRDTAIWVSPDAPVPVRRAAEDLASDLEKVLGDKPAILHSEEDAARAAIVIGEAASLPAGIKPAGLTAAESFSLSVVRARMGGKPHSVVRLAGADMRGTIYAIYEFSQEYLGVDPLYYWTDRQPARRDSVAVPANLNKVFPAPVFRYRGFFINDEDLLTGWAPGWKDHSGISLAVWDKIYETILRLKGNMVAPGTWIFPDDPQVKLAAERGLVLTQHHAIPLGLNVARWPADVPYNYSTHPEILERAWRNAVQEYPSNLEVLWTVGLRGLSDVTYASMDPSVRGNNQALGQLITRAIANQMKIVRAVHPEAKFITSLWQEGARLVQQGDLKIPPEVTTVWADDGYGYLQDNGDVKAGQGAYEHIAMMNGRANQLSEMVPVERSLSEIARYLRAGATQYYLVNTSDLRPVTMSARAVMDAVWKGVPKEPDAADVFYRQWAAEEFGEKAAPQIAEIYKEYFRAPAHFGSPVHEYGDQLYHTEVRRMLLTFMIDSPLYALPSQAPKWEPARMVGEGFGSPAAHTAGKEWLESAVAREIQQCGEAQARWDDVWKKAVAAESLVESSRLPFYQEQVLAMIAINRESNRILYLISKAIQDASAGQTEQAHREALAALKAFDDIEKAENEAEYGKWKDWYRGDWLTGIPRTRELVRTFVDFLNDPLTPLPPPVLWDGWEAYYHIMQYEKDRTVDVK; from the coding sequence TTGAACAGGATAATTGTTTGCGTCCCGAACTATATTGTTCTGGTCCTTTGCGCGATGATATCGATTCATGCCGGCGTTTTTGCGCAGACCCTGCAACTGGGACGGGACACCGCCATCTGGGTCAGCCCCGATGCGCCGGTCCCTGTGCGGAGGGCGGCAGAAGACCTGGCGAGTGACTTGGAGAAGGTACTGGGGGACAAACCGGCGATCCTGCATAGCGAGGAAGATGCTGCAAGGGCCGCGATCGTCATTGGAGAGGCAGCGAGTCTGCCAGCGGGGATCAAGCCGGCAGGGCTGACTGCAGCTGAGTCTTTTTCCCTTTCCGTGGTCCGGGCGAGGATGGGTGGAAAGCCGCATTCCGTGGTGCGGCTAGCCGGAGCGGACATGCGAGGTACGATTTACGCCATCTATGAGTTTTCGCAGGAGTATCTGGGCGTGGACCCGCTGTATTACTGGACGGACCGGCAGCCTGCGCGGCGCGATTCGGTCGCGGTTCCGGCCAATCTGAACAAAGTTTTCCCAGCCCCGGTGTTTCGGTATCGCGGGTTCTTCATTAATGACGAAGACCTGCTGACCGGCTGGGCACCGGGCTGGAAAGACCACTCGGGGATCTCTCTTGCAGTGTGGGACAAAATTTATGAAACAATCCTGCGCTTGAAGGGGAACATGGTGGCGCCCGGGACGTGGATTTTTCCTGATGATCCGCAGGTGAAGCTGGCAGCAGAACGGGGCCTGGTTCTTACCCAGCACCATGCCATTCCACTGGGACTGAATGTGGCGCGCTGGCCGGCAGATGTTCCTTACAACTACTCGACCCATCCGGAGATTCTGGAGCGGGCCTGGAGGAATGCAGTCCAGGAGTATCCATCGAACCTGGAGGTGCTGTGGACGGTCGGCCTGCGCGGCCTTTCCGATGTGACCTACGCTTCCATGGACCCGAGTGTGCGCGGAAACAACCAGGCTTTAGGTCAACTGATTACGCGTGCGATTGCCAATCAGATGAAGATTGTGCGTGCCGTGCATCCGGAGGCAAAGTTTATCACCAGTCTCTGGCAGGAGGGGGCGCGTCTGGTACAGCAGGGAGACCTGAAGATTCCCCCAGAGGTGACGACCGTGTGGGCCGATGATGGGTATGGCTACTTGCAGGACAATGGCGACGTGAAGGCGGGACAGGGTGCTTATGAGCACATCGCCATGATGAATGGACGGGCCAACCAGCTTTCCGAGATGGTCCCGGTAGAGCGCAGCCTTTCTGAGATAGCCCGGTATCTTCGCGCCGGGGCGACGCAGTATTATCTGGTGAACACCAGTGATCTTCGTCCGGTGACGATGTCCGCACGGGCCGTAATGGATGCGGTCTGGAAGGGGGTCCCCAAGGAACCGGATGCGGCAGATGTGTTCTATCGGCAATGGGCAGCGGAAGAGTTTGGAGAGAAGGCTGCTCCGCAAATTGCAGAAATCTACAAAGAATACTTTCGCGCTCCGGCACATTTTGGCAGCCCTGTGCATGAATATGGGGACCAGCTTTATCACACGGAAGTGCGGCGGATGCTGCTGACTTTCATGATTGATTCGCCGCTCTATGCCTTGCCAAGCCAGGCCCCCAAGTGGGAGCCGGCCAGGATGGTGGGCGAAGGCTTTGGATCTCCCGCGGCGCACACTGCGGGAAAGGAGTGGCTGGAGAGCGCCGTTGCGCGCGAAATCCAGCAATGTGGGGAGGCGCAGGCGCGTTGGGACGATGTATGGAAGAAGGCCGTGGCAGCCGAGTCGCTGGTTGAATCGTCACGATTGCCTTTTTACCAGGAGCAGGTGCTGGCCATGATTGCCATCAATCGTGAGAGCAACCGGATCTTGTATCTGATTTCCAAAGCCATTCAGGATGCAAGTGCAGGACAAACGGAACAGGCTCACAGGGAAGCGCTGGCAGCATTGAAGGCCTTCGATGATATCGAGAAGGCAGAAAACGAGGCCGAATATGGGAAATGGAAGGACTGGTACCGGGGAGATTGGCTGACAGGAATTCCGCGCACCCGCGAGCTTGTGCGTACATTTGTCGATTTTCTCAATGACCCGCTGACACCGCTGCCCCCTCCGGTGTTATGGGACGGATGGGAGGCGTACTACCACATCATGCAGTATGAGAAGGACCGTACTGTGGATGTGAAGTAG
- a CDS encoding serine hydrolase domain-containing protein yields the protein MPLSYDHSEQRRQFAQARALLEKAVTERAFPGAAYGVLSRGRVIALDAVGGFTYEPDAPEVRPDTVFDLASVTKVMATTSMAMLLYDRGILDLDMPLGEVLPAFVVGRDPGSGKERVTLRMLLSHSSGLPAYARLFEQHSSANGLLRACLQMPLEAPPGTRVEYSDIGFILLGKALEVLAGDYLARYCEREIFAPLGLNQTVFCPPPQMREQIPPTVHDVEFRKRVIQGEVHDEHAYVLGGYGGHAGLFSNVPDVLMFACCILQEGTSAEGGRLLRPETVRLFASRQNESRALGWDTPTAPSSSGRYFSASSIGHLGYVGTSLWIDRERELAVVLLTNRTWPDRSSKAIQQVRPEFHDAIVTALS from the coding sequence ATGCCATTGTCTTATGACCACTCAGAACAACGCCGGCAGTTTGCCCAGGCCCGTGCGCTGCTGGAGAAGGCGGTAACGGAGCGGGCCTTTCCCGGCGCGGCATATGGGGTGCTCTCCCGTGGCCGGGTCATCGCGCTGGATGCAGTCGGCGGTTTTACCTATGAGCCGGACGCACCAGAGGTGAGGCCGGACACGGTATTTGATCTGGCCAGTGTCACGAAGGTCATGGCGACGACCTCGATGGCGATGCTGCTCTATGATCGGGGGATTTTGGACCTCGATATGCCCCTTGGGGAGGTTCTGCCGGCGTTTGTGGTAGGCCGCGACCCGGGTAGCGGAAAGGAACGGGTGACCCTGCGCATGCTGCTGTCCCACTCTTCCGGACTGCCGGCATACGCCCGGCTCTTTGAGCAGCATTCCTCAGCCAATGGCCTGCTGCGCGCCTGCCTGCAGATGCCGCTGGAGGCCCCACCGGGCACGCGCGTGGAATATTCTGACATCGGCTTTATTCTGCTGGGAAAAGCGCTGGAGGTATTGGCGGGAGATTACTTAGCCCGCTACTGCGAGCGGGAGATCTTCGCGCCACTAGGCCTGAACCAGACAGTATTTTGTCCTCCGCCCCAGATGCGTGAGCAGATTCCGCCCACGGTCCACGATGTGGAGTTCCGAAAGCGGGTGATTCAGGGCGAAGTCCATGACGAACATGCTTATGTACTGGGGGGATACGGGGGCCATGCCGGACTCTTTTCAAATGTGCCCGATGTTCTGATGTTTGCCTGCTGCATTCTGCAGGAAGGCACCAGCGCCGAAGGGGGCCGGCTCTTGCGTCCGGAGACGGTGCGCCTGTTTGCCTCTCGGCAGAACGAATCGCGTGCCCTGGGATGGGACACACCGACAGCGCCCTCATCATCGGGAAGGTATTTCAGTGCGTCCTCGATCGGTCACCTCGGGTATGTGGGAACATCTTTGTGGATCGATCGGGAGCGCGAGCTGGCCGTGGTGCTGCTTACAAACCGCACATGGCCTGATCGCTCCAGCAAGGCCATCCAGCAGGTGCGCCCGGAATTCCACGATGCAATTGTCACAGCGCTTTCCTGA